In Juglans microcarpa x Juglans regia isolate MS1-56 chromosome 4S, Jm3101_v1.0, whole genome shotgun sequence, a single window of DNA contains:
- the LOC121263354 gene encoding uncharacterized protein LOC121263354, which produces MEDASKKRKYCLHHDDDVEEDDEQKMEKFFALIRNIQEARDQRVRSNGPDVIKGSIDHKRSKMNKVIEEEKKIKIVTEVWKPSFEPEDFMEKVAGAQLKTVLVLLKFKKLIRKKKKKKKKKVY; this is translated from the coding sequence ATGGAGGATGCaagcaaaaagagaaaatactGCCTTCATCATGATGACGACGTTGAGGAAGATGACgaacaaaaaatggaaaagtttTTTGCGCTCATCAGGAATATCCAAGAGGCTCGTGATCAGCGTGTGAGATCGAATGGCCCAGATGTAATAAAGGGATCGATAGACCACAAGAGATCAAAGATGAATAAAGTCAtcgaggaagagaagaagatcaagatcgTCACTGAAGTTTGGAAGCCGTCCTTCGAACCCGAAGACTTCATGGAAAAGGTGGCCGGAGCTCAGCTCAAAACAGTTCTGGTTCTTCTCAAATTCAAGAAACTgatcaggaaaaagaaaaagaagaagaagaaaaaggtttACTAG
- the LOC121263355 gene encoding protein NIM1-INTERACTING 1-like, whose translation MEDGKSLRIGVNKQEEEEEEDDVKMEKFFELIRSFREARNYHKRKESTQWEIEENKNKRMKRIDGEEQSGCNYWVPKFEREDFDKEVEFRKLDHPLAPLVYPRQCNKDKDMKEGDEDGGVDLRLAL comes from the coding sequence ATGGAAGACGGCAAGAGCTTGAGGATTGGGGTCAATAagcaggaagaagaagaagaagaagacgacgtGAAAATGGAGAAGTTTTTTGAGCTGATTCGAAGCTTTAGAGAGGCACGTAATTATCACAAAAGGAAGGAATCGACGCAGTGGGAGATCGAggagaacaagaacaagagaatgaAGAGGATCGACGGTGAAGAGCAATCCGGTTGTAATTACTGGGTTCCAAAGTTCGAGCGAGAGGATTTTGATAAAGAGGTTGAGTTCAGAAAGCTTGATCATCCTCTGGCGCCTCTGGTCTATCCTCGTCAATGCAACAAAGACAAGGACATGAAagaaggagatgaagatggCGGGGTAGACCTCAGACTCGCCCTTTAG
- the LOC121263356 gene encoding boron transporter 1-like: MEEIFVPFRGIKNDLRGRLMCYKQDWTGGFRAGFRILAPTTYIFFASAIPVISFGEQLERNTEGVLTAVQTLASTALCGIIHSIIGGQPLLILGVAEPTVIMYTFLFNFAKERPDLGRNLFLAWTGWICVWTAFLLFLLSILGACSIINRFTRVAGELFGLLIAMLFMQQAIKGLVEEFRIPKRENSNLTEFIPSWRFANGMFALVLSFGLLITALRSRKARSWRYGSGWIRSLIADYGVPLMVLVWTAVSYIPASSVPKGIPRRLFSPNPWSPGAYDNWTVIKDMLNVPVVYIIGAFIPATMIAVLYYFDHSVASQLAQQKEFNLRKPSSYHYDLLLLGFLTLLCGLIGIPPANGVIPQSPMHTKSLATLKHQLLRNRLVATARRSIRRNASLGQLYGHMQETYQQMQTPLIYQEASTRGLKHLKESTIQAATCMGHMDAPVDETVFDIEKEIDDLLPVEVKEQRLSNFLQSIIVGGCVAAMPFLKMIPTSVLWGYFAFMAIESLPGNQFWERILLLFTAPSRRYKVLEEYHATFVETVPFKTIATFTIFQTTYLLICFGLTWIPIAGLMFPLMIMLLVPVRQYFLPKFFKGAHLQDLDAAEYEEAPALPFNLAAEAEIGAGASFTDEGEILDEVITRSRGEFRHVSSPKITSSTATPANDPKSLQSPRPTYSPRLSELRGELSPRASSRGPQSPRTGEVRLSNLGKSPPETASK; encoded by the exons ATGGAAGAAATATTTGTGCCATTTCGAGGAATCAAGAATGACCTTAGAGGAAGATTAATGTGTTACAAACAAGATTGGACGGGTGGATTTAGAGCAGGCTTCAG GATTCTGGCTCCCACCACATACATATTTTTTGCTTCAGCAATACCGGTCATTTCATTTGGTGAACAACTGGAGCGAAACACTG AGGGAGTTCTGACGGCAGTTCAAACCTTAGCTTCCACTGCCCTTTGCGGGATTATACACTCTATCATTGGAGGTCAACCTTTGTTGATTTTAGGTGTTGCAGAGCCCACTGTGATTATGTACACATTCTTGTTTAATTTTGCTAAAGAGAGACCGGACTTGGGTCGAAATCTGTTTCTGGCATGGACTGGATG GATATGTGTCTGGACAGCATTCTTGCTGTTCTTATTGTCTATTTTAGGAGCTTGCTCCATTATCAATAGGTTCACCCGTGTGGCTGGAGAATTATTTGGTCTGCTAATAGCAATGCTTTTCATGCAGCAAGCTATAAAA GGACTAGTAGAAGAGTTTCGCATCCCaaagagagaaaattcaaaCTTAACTGAGTTCATACCTTCATGGAGATTTGCAAATGGCATGTTTGCTTTGGTTCTATCATTTGGCCTTCTGATAACTGCATTAAGAAGCCGGAAGGCAAGGTCATGGCGGTATGGGTCTG GTTGGATTCGAAGCCTAATTGCCGACTACGGTGTACCGCTTATGGTGCTGGTCTGGACAGCTGTTTCTTACATACCAGCCAGCAGTGTTCCGAAAGGGATCCCACGGCGCCTCTTCAGCCCAAATCCCTGGTCACCTGGTGCATATGATAATTGGACAGTCATTAAG GATATGCTGAATGTTCCTGTTGTCTACATAATCGGAGCTTTCATTCCGGCAACAATGATTGCGGTGCTTTATTATTTTGACCATAGTGTAGCATCTCAACTTGCTCAACAGAAGGAGTTCAATCTGAGAAAGCCATCTTCTTACCATTATGACTTACTTCTGTTGGGATTTCTG ACCTTATTGTGTGGTCTTATTGGAATTCCTCCAGCAAATGGAGTTATCCCACAATCTCCAATGCATACAAAGAGTTTGGCTACTCTCAAACACCAG TTGCTTCGCAATAGGCTGGTTGCTACAGCCCGCAGAAGTATTAGAAGAAATGCTAGCTTAGGACAGCTGTACGGACATATGCAAGAAACCTATCAACAAATGCAGACCCCTTTGATCTACCAGGAGGCCTCAACTCGG GGACTAAAGCATTTAAAAGAATCAACTATTCAAGCAGCTACATGTATGGGACATATGGACGCCCCGGTTGATGAAACAGTGTTTGATATTGAGAAGGAAATCGATGATCTTCTGCCTGTTGAGGTGAAGGAACAGCGTCTCAGTAACTTTCTTCAATCTATAATTGTTGGAGGATGTGTTGCTGCCATGCCCTTCCTCAAAATGATTCCAACCTCAGTTCTATGGGGCTACTTTGCATTCATGGCAATTGAAAGTTTACCTGGGAATCAATTCTGGGAAAGAATCTTACTGCTCTTCACGGCACCAAGCAGAAGATACAA AGTCCTAGAGGAATACCATGCAACTTTTGTGGAAACAGTGCCTTTTAAGACAATAGCAACATTCACCATTTTCCAAACAACCTATTTGCTTATATGTTTTGGACTTACATGGATTCCAATTGCCGGACTTATGTTTCCATTAATGATCATGCTTTTGGTTCCTGTAAGACAGTACTTTTTGCCCAAGTTTTTCAAAGGGGCTCATCTTCAAGACTTGGATGCTGCAGAGTATGAAGAGGCACCAGCTTTGCCATTTAACCTTGCAGCA GAAGCAGAGATTGGTGCTGGAGCTTCCTTTACAGATGAAGGAGAGATTTTAGATGAAGTTATCACGAGAAGCCGGGGTGAGTTCAGGCATGTGAGTAGTCCTAAGATCACAAGCTCCACGGCAACCCCAGCAAATGACCCTAAAAGCCTTCAAAGCCCGCGCCCCACATACAGTCCTCGGCTCAGTGAGCTAAGAGGGGAGCTAAGTCCTCGTGCTAGTAGTAGAGGACCACAAAGTCCAAGGACTGGAGAAGTAAGATTGTCTAATCTAGGAAAGAGTCCTCCTGAAACAGCATCAAAATAG